From the Solanum lycopersicum chromosome 10, SLM_r2.1 genome, one window contains:
- the FKBP20-2 gene encoding peptidyl-prolyl cis-trans isomerase FKBP20-2, chloroplastic precursor, whose translation MLLNSSFLLSNISLSYTLSACHTTQSFPRQKSTFQCCLAATLQDKRVRELNVNILHYEDNMKRRSLLFFLITSGISPAFPAFGKTKSKNPYDERRLLEQNKRIQRENNAPEEFPSFIREGFTVKVVTPENYEKRDSGLILRDFSVGEGDCPKDGQQVTFHYIGYNESGRRIDSTYVQGSPAKIRMGTKALVPGFEEGIRDMRPGGKRRIIIPPELGPPVGPSTFFSSKQFEVFDVELLDVQDCKRRTIGFYSDVVCN comes from the exons ATGCTTCTCAACTCTTCATTTCTTCTGTCCAACATTTCTCTTTCAT ATACTCTATCAGCTTgtcatacaactcaatcttttCCCAGACAGAAGTCAACATTCCAGTGTTGCTTAGCTGCCACATTACAAGATAAAAG GGTTAGGGAACTGAATGTAAATATATTGCATTATGAGGACAACATGAAGCGCAGATCTCTCCTGTTTTTTCTGATTACATCCGGCATATCTCCCGCTTTTCCAGCTTTTGGGAAAACAAAGAGCAAAAACCCGTATGATGAAAGACGCTTACTAGAGCAGAACAAACGGATCCAGAGAGAAAATAATGCCCCTGAAGAGTTCCCCAGTTTCATCAGAGAAG GTTTTACAGTTAAAGTAGTAACGCCTGAAAATTACGAAAAGCGTGATTCAGGTCTTATATTGCGGGATTTTTCTGTTGGTGAAGGTGATTGCCCAAAGGATGGTCAACAg GTGACTTTCCACTATATTGGGTATAATGAGTCTGGACGTCGTATTGACAGCACATATGTTCAAGGTTCTCCTGCAAAGATTCGGATGGGCACTAAAGCATTGGTCCCAG GTTTTGAGGAAGGAATTAGAGACATGAGACCTGGGGGCAAAAGGAGGATAATCATACCTCCAGAATTAGGACCTCCG GTTGGGCCTTCAACATTCTTTAGCTCAAAACAGTTCGAAGTATTTGATGTGGAATTGCTAGACGTCCAAGACTGCAAACGTAGGACAATAGGCTTCTACTCTGATGTTGTTTGCAATTGA
- the LOC138338740 gene encoding uncharacterized protein encodes MAFHPQTNGQSERTIQVLEDMLRACVMDFGASLDRHLPLAEFAYNNSYHSSIQIAPFEVLYGRRCRSPIVGEVAYKLALPPSLSAVHPVFHVSMLQKYISDESHVLSLDYVELGPDLTFEEKPIALLDRQVQKLTTTEIASVKVQWKHRSMGEAT; translated from the exons atgGCATTTCACCCCCAGACaaatggtcaatctgagcggaccattcaggtattggaagatatgcttcgagcatGTGTGATGGATTTTGGTGCTAGTTTGGatcgacatttacccttagcagaatttGCATacaataacagttatcactctagtatccagataGCCCCATTTGAGGTGTTATATGGCAGAAGGTGTAGATctccgattg tgggagaggtggcttatAAGTTGGCattgccacctagtttgtcagcagttcatcctgtttttcatgtctctatgcttcaaAAGTATATTtcggatgaatctcatgtgctttCACTTGATTATGTGGAGTTGGGAccagacttgacatttgaggagAAGCCTATAGCTTTGTTAGATAGGCAGGTTCAAAAGCTTACGACCAcggagattgcttcagtgaaggtgcagTGGAAGCACCGGTCGATGGGAGAAGCAACTTAG